The following is a genomic window from Ignavibacteria bacterium.
TCCGACTCTTCAATGACATTATTTGCAGAGAATACTGAGATTACTGCATCGGAAATATTCGAGAGCTCTTTTGAATCAGAATATTTATTTAATGCCGCACCTTCCATAAAAACTATGTCATAACCTTTAGCAAGCTCATGAATCTTTTTATTTAGATTATCGATTCCTCCAATTTCATCCGGAGAATATGAACCTCCCTTGCTGCCTGCAATATCGATATTTCCCATTGTTGTTCTTGAAATCACTTTATCTGCGGGTAAAGTTTCTTCAAGATATTCTTCAAACACAGGTGAAGCATTAAAGCTTGAGGTCAACGAAGGATGAGAGAAATTTGTATCAATTAATAATACTCTTTTATTAATCAGCGCCAGAGAGTATGCAAGACAGGAAATTATAAGAGATTTGCCTGCACCTTTTTCGGTGCTTGTTACAAGAATTATTCTTTTGCCATTCAATTTTTTCAGTATTTCAAATCTCAATGACCTCAATAACTGTTTAAACAATTCCGAATCTCCGTCAAGTTCTCTGTCACTAAATAACTCTCTTAAATTTATCTGAGATTTTTTAAGACGGTTCAAAGTTCCAAGAAGTTCAATATTCGTAAGCTTGAGAAAATGCGCAGGACTTTTTATTGTCTGGTCTAAATATTCGATTACGAAAATTAAAATTACCGTCATTAAAAGACTAACTACTCCAGCAAGTATAACCGTAAGCATCTTTTTTGATGCTTCCGGCTTATTTGCCGGTTCGCCGTATTCGGTTTGCTTTAATGAATTTCCAAGATTCATTGTATCGAATCTTGAAAGATTGAGACGGTTCAAAACCATTAGATATACATCTGATGCAACCTGAATCTCTCTTTCATATGCAGCTATTTCGGCTTCCTTAGGGGCGTAACTTTGAACCTGAGCATCCAACCTTGCAAGTTCTTTGTCCATCGACTTGGTGCTGTATCTTGCAATTTCCAGATCAACTTCATATCCTATTCTTCGAGTTACAAGTTCATTCTTTGAGGTGTTAGGGTCGAGCAGAAAATCATCAGCACCGCTTACAATTTCAACCTCAAGCTGTTTTTTGGTTGCTTCAATTTCATCCTTTAGTGCCTGGTTAGTATATCCCTGAGTAATTAAATCATCGGTTAGTCTTTTAATCTTATCTTTAAGTTCAACGATTCGCGCATTATACGTTCTTGAGTTTGCTTCGTAATATAATTTATCTTTATTTGTAAATTTATTATTAATTAATTTTATTGCTTCCTGAAGAGCAGGAATTTTTTTGTTTTCCTCTTCCCTTGCAATTTCAAGCTCTGCCTTCTGGTCAACTAATGATTTTGTCTGTTCATAAAGATTGATAACCCCATTCGCCATTTTGTACCTTTTCAGTTCATCGACTTTTTCATCAAGTTCTTTTTTCTTTTGCTCGGATAAATCCGCAAAGAAATTAATAGTTGCATCACTTTTTACTGCAGTTAATTGCTTATAATATCTTATAAACTCTGTAACTTCCTCGTTTACTACATAAGCAGACAGGTCAGGGTTTTCGGATTCAAATTCAATTTTAATAAAATCGCTTGTTCCTTCCCTGTTTATTTTTAATTTGTTATACAATGCAGAATAATCATACTTCATGCTTTCAAGAAGCGCAATAATTCCTCTTTCATCTTCAATAGCATTTGTCAGGGAAGCCATTGAATCAATTTTTTCATTTAAAATTCTGATAACATTATTCTTTGCTTCCTGATTTAAAGTCTGCATTAACTTGCTCGGCTCGCGGAATGGAGGAGAGCTGGTTAAATCATGCCGCAATAATTTGTAACCAACTAAATCAACAACTTTTTTTGAGTTCATCAACTCAATCAAGTTGCCGAATTTATTCTGAATGTCGAATTGCTGTATTGCCTGACCTTCTGTTGTAAGAGAGAGTTTTGTCTCGTCTGTTATGCCTGTTGAAAGCTGAGCAGACGACTTATAAACATCAGGAAGATTTTTTACAAGAAGATATGTTATGATTACTGCAATTGACGGCAGAACAATCAACAATAGCTTTCTTCTCAATAAAACTTTTATGAAGTGTATTAAATCCATTATTTAAATATTTCCTCCCATTGTTTGCCTAAAATTTCTTCGAGTGCAGCTTTACTCGAATACATTTCCGAAAGCGATACAATCTGCTTTTCCTGGCTGTCTGTATATGCGGTTAATGCAGAATTATATTGTTCAAGTGTTACCTCGCCGTTTTCATATCTGTATCTCACAAGCACTAATGACGATTGCACGTCATTCATAGCATCCGTTCTGATTCTGAGCATCGAAATATTTTGTTTAAATACCCAATACCTTTGAATTACTTGGGTTCTTATGTATAATCTATGAGTCATTAAATTCGCATCTGCAATTTTTACTTCTTCCTCAGACTGTCTTATCACACTCGGAACTCTGAAAAGCATTCCAAGATTTACCGTTAAACCGACCCCGAATCTCTGTGATTTATCCTGTGAATTTGTTGTTGTGCTTGTTACGCTCGGATCAAAAAGATACGCAAAGTTAATTGCATCCAGCCATGACCATTTTGATTGATGAAGTTCTTCCTCCGCCTGAACTTTTTTACTCCTGTATGTCTGCGGCATAGGGTTATTTAGCCATGCAATATTAACAAGGTAAGCAACGGTATCTGTGATAGGTGGATTTGGGGGAATGATTTTATTGGTATCCAATTGAGAAAATGCGGTATTTGCACAAAACAAAAAAACAATAAAGACAGTAAAGTAAAACTTCATATTTTTTTAAATTTCGTTTTGCAATTTCAATTTTACAATTGAGCGTTTCTGCCGATACTGTAATAAGTAAAGCCGGCTTCCTTCATTTTTTCAGGAGCAAAAATGTTTCTTCCGTCAAATATCAACGGTGACTTTAAATCTCTTTTAACATCTTCCAAATCGGGATTCCTGAATTCATTCCATTCTGTCAATATTAATAAAGCATCTGCATTCTTTAAAGCATCCATTTCGTTATCCATATATTTTATTGTATCTTTCAGATAAAACTTTGCAGTTTCATTCGCCGCAGGGTCATACGCAGAAATCGTTGCGCCATTCTTTAAAAGCTCATTTATAATAACTACTGAAGGAGCTTCTCTCATGTCATCTGTATTGGGTTTAAACGCAAGTCCCCACACTGCAAAATGTTTTCCTTTGATGTTGCCGTTGTAATACTTCATTATTTTTTCAACAAGAACCTGTTTCTGTTTTTTATTTACCTTATCAACTTCAGTCAGCAATGTCATCTCGGAATCAT
Proteins encoded in this region:
- a CDS encoding Wzz/FepE/Etk N-terminal domain-containing protein codes for the protein MDLIHFIKVLLRRKLLLIVLPSIAVIITYLLVKNLPDVYKSSAQLSTGITDETKLSLTTEGQAIQQFDIQNKFGNLIELMNSKKVVDLVGYKLLRHDLTSSPPFREPSKLMQTLNQEAKNNVIRILNEKIDSMASLTNAIEDERGIIALLESMKYDYSALYNKLKINREGTSDFIKIEFESENPDLSAYVVNEEVTEFIRYYKQLTAVKSDATINFFADLSEQKKKELDEKVDELKRYKMANGVINLYEQTKSLVDQKAELEIAREEENKKIPALQEAIKLINNKFTNKDKLYYEANSRTYNARIVELKDKIKRLTDDLITQGYTNQALKDEIEATKKQLEVEIVSGADDFLLDPNTSKNELVTRRIGYEVDLEIARYSTKSMDKELARLDAQVQSYAPKEAEIAAYEREIQVASDVYLMVLNRLNLSRFDTMNLGNSLKQTEYGEPANKPEASKKMLTVILAGVVSLLMTVILIFVIEYLDQTIKSPAHFLKLTNIELLGTLNRLKKSQINLRELFSDRELDGDSELFKQLLRSLRFEILKKLNGKRIILVTSTEKGAGKSLIISCLAYSLALINKRVLLIDTNFSHPSLTSSFNASPVFEEYLEETLPADKVISRTTMGNIDIAGSKGGSYSPDEIGGIDNLNKKIHELAKGYDIVFMEGAALNKYSDSKELSNISDAVISVFSANNVIEESDKNSIEILNSMDPKFIGAILNNLSTEYIEEIYGDFYKKRSWARRVTKSIIKRNLSKKKLKDTSVS
- a CDS encoding TolC family protein, which gives rise to MDTNKIIPPNPPITDTVAYLVNIAWLNNPMPQTYRSKKVQAEEELHQSKWSWLDAINFAYLFDPSVTSTTTNSQDKSQRFGVGLTVNLGMLFRVPSVIRQSEEEVKIADANLMTHRLYIRTQVIQRYWVFKQNISMLRIRTDAMNDVQSSLVLVRYRYENGEVTLEQYNSALTAYTDSQEKQIVSLSEMYSSKAALEEILGKQWEEIFK